One window of Halorussus sp. MSC15.2 genomic DNA carries:
- a CDS encoding M20 family metallopeptidase, with amino-acid sequence MEGDDADELADLAARLVRIPTENPPGDERPCAEFVVDWFAERGIDARLVEEPSADRAQAVAWVGDDPADGDDSGGANPGESGDADGTTLVLNGHLDVVPAGDPDQWDRDPFAGIVEDGTLHGRGSADMKTGLAVAMLTLRDLAADIEAGDLDGTLVFHGAMGEETGDPGTRTLVEAGYGGDCAVVLEPTDFRVATSAKGVVTYRVGVAGSASHASHPDQGTNAIDAARPVLAAIDDYDERLREREDPLVGRAFATVTEFEAGTDSNMAVLPDRAEFLLDRRILPDETFESVEAEIEDVLAETERRTGVETDLTLVEHYASAGIATDHALAERFRRLSAETADAPREPWGLEAATDAREFVAAGTPAIIWGPGDLSQAHAADERIDLGDAALALEILKRAATGLLSSE; translated from the coding sequence ATGGAGGGTGACGACGCCGACGAACTCGCCGACCTCGCGGCCCGACTCGTCCGCATCCCCACCGAGAATCCGCCGGGCGACGAGCGCCCCTGCGCCGAGTTCGTCGTGGACTGGTTCGCCGAGCGCGGCATCGACGCCCGCCTCGTGGAAGAACCGAGCGCCGACCGGGCGCAGGCGGTCGCGTGGGTCGGCGACGACCCCGCGGACGGAGACGACTCCGGAGGAGCGAACCCCGGCGAGAGCGGAGACGCTGACGGGACCACGCTCGTCCTCAACGGTCACCTCGACGTGGTGCCCGCGGGCGACCCCGACCAGTGGGACCGCGACCCCTTCGCCGGAATCGTCGAGGACGGCACGCTCCACGGCCGAGGGAGCGCCGACATGAAGACGGGTCTCGCCGTCGCCATGCTGACGCTCCGCGACCTCGCGGCCGACATCGAGGCGGGGGACCTCGACGGGACGCTCGTCTTCCACGGCGCGATGGGCGAGGAGACCGGCGACCCCGGCACCCGGACGCTCGTCGAAGCGGGGTACGGCGGCGACTGCGCGGTCGTGCTGGAACCGACCGACTTCCGAGTCGCCACGAGTGCGAAGGGCGTCGTGACCTACCGCGTCGGCGTCGCAGGGTCGGCCTCCCACGCGAGTCACCCCGACCAAGGCACCAACGCGATAGACGCCGCCCGTCCCGTCCTCGCGGCGATAGACGACTACGACGAGCGACTCCGCGAGCGCGAGGACCCCCTCGTCGGCCGGGCGTTCGCCACCGTCACCGAGTTCGAGGCCGGGACCGACTCGAACATGGCGGTGCTTCCCGACCGGGCCGAGTTCCTGCTCGACCGGCGCATCCTGCCCGACGAGACGTTCGAGTCGGTCGAAGCCGAAATCGAGGACGTGCTGGCCGAGACCGAGCGCCGGACCGGCGTCGAGACCGACTTGACGCTGGTCGAGCACTACGCGTCCGCCGGGATTGCGACGGACCACGCGCTCGCCGAGCGGTTCCGCCGACTCTCCGCCGAGACGGCCGACGCGCCGCGAGAACCGTGGGGACTGGAGGCCGCGACCGACGCTCGGGAGTTCGTGGCGGCCGGGACCCCGGCCATCATCTGGGGTCCGGGCGACCTCTCGCAGGCCCACGCGGCCGACGAGCGAATCGACCTCGGAGACGCCGCGCTCGCACTCGAGATTCTGAAGCGGGCCGCGACGGGATTGCTTTCGTCGGAGTAG
- a CDS encoding ABC transporter ATP-binding protein: protein MTAAIEVEDLRKQYDGVRALDGVSLSVPEGSFFGLLGPNGAGKTTFINILVGLVRRSGGRAEVFGHDVEDDYREARDAIGLAPQEFNVDHFFPVREVLEHKAGYHGIPADEARERADEVLKQVGIYDKRDTRFNWLSGGMKRRFMLARALITDPDLLILDEPTAGVDVQLRHDLWDLITDLNELGTTILLTTHYIEEAERLCDEVAILDSGNLLTVATPEELMDRGPDKIRVTLRNAPASVPDLPMLSGTRGATDEGRVESVELDGDQLVVTATQGGLVAPDLVRALDRAGLEIVDFDISRTSLEEVFVDMTREGGSDQSAEAVAADGGIGGAVEDDGGVSE from the coding sequence ATGACTGCCGCCATCGAAGTCGAAGACCTTCGGAAGCAGTACGACGGGGTACGGGCGCTCGACGGAGTGTCGCTGTCGGTACCCGAAGGGAGTTTCTTCGGCCTGCTCGGGCCGAACGGCGCGGGCAAGACCACCTTCATCAACATCCTCGTGGGGTTGGTCCGGCGGAGCGGCGGCCGGGCCGAGGTGTTCGGCCACGACGTTGAGGACGACTACCGCGAGGCCCGTGACGCCATCGGTCTCGCGCCCCAAGAGTTCAACGTGGACCACTTCTTCCCGGTGCGCGAAGTGCTGGAACACAAGGCGGGCTACCACGGAATTCCGGCCGACGAGGCCCGCGAGCGCGCCGACGAGGTGCTGAAGCAGGTCGGCATCTACGACAAGCGCGACACCCGGTTCAACTGGCTGTCGGGCGGGATGAAGCGCCGGTTCATGCTGGCGCGGGCGCTAATCACCGACCCCGACCTGCTGATTCTGGACGAACCGACCGCCGGGGTGGACGTGCAGTTGCGCCACGACCTCTGGGACCTCATCACCGACCTCAACGAGTTGGGAACCACGATTCTGCTCACGACTCACTACATCGAGGAGGCCGAGCGCCTCTGCGACGAGGTGGCGATTCTGGACTCGGGCAACCTGCTGACCGTGGCGACACCCGAGGAACTGATGGACCGCGGGCCGGACAAGATTCGGGTCACGCTCCGGAACGCGCCCGCGAGCGTGCCCGACCTGCCGATGCTCTCGGGGACCCGCGGGGCGACCGACGAGGGCCGCGTCGAGAGCGTCGAACTCGACGGCGACCAACTGGTCGTGACCGCGACGCAGGGCGGACTCGTCGCGCCCGACCTCGTGCGGGCGCTCGACCGCGCCGGTCTCGAAATCGTTGACTTCGACATCTCCCGGACCTCGCTCGAAGAGGTGTTCGTGGACATGACCCGCGAGGGCGGGAGCGACCAGTCCGCGGAAGCGGTCGCGGCGGACGGCGGAATCGGTGGAGCGGTCGAGGACGACGGAGGTGTCTCCGAATGA
- a CDS encoding PLP-dependent aspartate aminotransferase family protein, with protein MADDRQFETREVHSGRGRGEHGALAPPIQTTATYEYETPTETRGDYRYSRMAEPTRDRLEATFAGMAGGTHGSAFASGMAAIDAVFSLLSSGDHVVAGANLYAESHELLTEVYAEYGVEVTHVEITDAEAVADAMTPDTALVYFETPTNPVLRVGDVAAIAEVAADRDALCAVDNTFASPYLQRPLELGADVVVESLTKYVGGHSDLIAGAVATDDEAVAERLDYVQYARGAIPSAFDCFLALRGVKTLSARMDRHCRNARAVAEWLDDHPQVRTVYYPGLASHENHAVAARQMADFGGMVSFELEGGVEEAARFAANLDVFTLAESLGGVESLAEVPAVMTHQDFSPEALAEAGIGETLVRLSVGTEHPDDLLADLDGAVEATFEVAAE; from the coding sequence ATGGCCGACGACAGGCAGTTTGAGACCAGAGAGGTCCACTCGGGGCGCGGCCGGGGCGAACACGGGGCGCTCGCCCCGCCGATTCAGACCACCGCCACCTACGAGTACGAGACCCCTACCGAGACCCGCGGCGACTACCGCTACTCCCGGATGGCCGAACCCACTCGCGACCGACTCGAAGCGACCTTCGCCGGGATGGCTGGCGGCACCCACGGCTCGGCGTTCGCCAGCGGGATGGCCGCCATCGACGCGGTGTTCTCGCTCCTCTCCAGCGGGGACCACGTCGTCGCAGGAGCGAACCTCTACGCCGAGAGCCACGAACTCCTGACCGAGGTGTACGCCGAGTACGGCGTCGAGGTGACCCACGTCGAAATCACCGACGCCGAGGCGGTCGCCGACGCGATGACGCCCGACACCGCGCTGGTCTACTTCGAGACGCCGACCAATCCCGTGCTTCGGGTCGGCGACGTGGCGGCCATCGCCGAGGTCGCCGCCGACCGCGACGCCCTCTGCGCGGTGGACAACACCTTCGCGTCGCCCTACCTCCAGCGCCCCCTCGAACTCGGTGCCGACGTCGTGGTCGAGTCGCTGACCAAGTACGTCGGCGGCCACTCGGACCTCATCGCCGGGGCGGTCGCGACCGACGACGAGGCGGTCGCCGAGCGACTCGATTACGTCCAGTACGCCCGCGGTGCGATTCCGAGCGCCTTCGACTGCTTTCTCGCCCTGCGCGGGGTCAAGACGCTCTCGGCCCGGATGGACCGCCACTGCCGGAACGCCCGGGCGGTCGCCGAGTGGTTGGACGACCACCCGCAGGTCCGGACCGTCTACTACCCCGGTCTGGCGTCCCACGAAAACCACGCGGTCGCGGCCCGACAGATGGCCGACTTCGGCGGGATGGTCAGTTTCGAGTTGGAGGGCGGCGTCGAGGAGGCCGCGCGGTTCGCGGCGAACCTCGACGTGTTCACCCTCGCGGAGAGTCTCGGCGGCGTCGAGAGCCTCGCGGAGGTCCCCGCCGTGATGACCCATCAGGACTTCTCGCCCGAGGCGTTGGCCGAGGCGGGCATCGGTGAGACTCTGGTCCGCCTGAGCGTGGGCACCGAACACCCCGACGACCTGCTCGCGGACCTCGACGGGGCCGTCGAAGCGACCTTCGAGGTGGCCGCCGAATAA
- a CDS encoding chemotaxis protein CheC codes for MIRGGDAADRDQRADEERGVNDERRGEHGDGDGGDDTSDRREDAFEPADPIDADRKRTEGASDAASEPTKSVSDRDGDSAGPTPRTDDRLSIPLETIAVLNWLGEIGVDGVESRLRAVSTDDLTVETQQVKIGYAGPETILDQFGVEDRAGARIPVQKPFSGTVLVLFPVESANRAASLMLRRAVEDAESVVSTEMGRDALTELCNVMANGFVDEWAELFDTPIDTGAPVAVQNPEMTLLHHIFSVSDVGLYLTSRLRLAADDIDVTVFVFPGEERFVTEISQFRPDVIDR; via the coding sequence GTGATACGCGGTGGCGACGCGGCGGACCGCGACCAACGCGCGGACGAAGAACGCGGAGTGAACGACGAACGCCGAGGAGAACACGGGGACGGCGACGGCGGCGACGATACGTCCGACCGACGCGAGGACGCGTTCGAACCCGCCGACCCGATAGACGCCGACCGCAAACGCACGGAAGGAGCTTCCGACGCCGCGAGCGAACCCACGAAATCAGTCTCCGACCGCGACGGCGACTCGGCGGGACCGACGCCGCGGACCGACGACCGACTCTCGATTCCGCTCGAAACCATCGCGGTCCTGAACTGGCTGGGCGAAATCGGCGTCGACGGCGTCGAATCCCGACTCCGAGCGGTCTCGACCGACGACCTGACCGTCGAGACCCAGCAGGTCAAAATCGGCTACGCCGGGCCGGAGACGATTCTCGACCAGTTCGGCGTCGAGGACCGGGCGGGTGCGCGCATCCCCGTCCAGAAACCGTTCTCGGGGACCGTGCTGGTGCTGTTCCCGGTCGAGAGCGCGAACCGCGCGGCGTCGCTCATGCTCCGGCGCGCGGTCGAGGACGCCGAGTCGGTCGTCTCCACGGAGATGGGTCGGGACGCGCTGACGGAACTCTGCAACGTGATGGCGAACGGGTTCGTGGACGAGTGGGCGGAACTGTTCGACACGCCCATCGACACCGGCGCGCCCGTCGCGGTCCAGAACCCCGAGATGACGCTGCTCCACCACATCTTCTCGGTCTCGGACGTGGGGCTGTATCTCACGTCTCGGCTCCGTCTCGCGGCCGACGACATCGACGTGACCGTCTTCGTCTTCCCCGGCGAGGAGCGGTTCGTCACCGAGATTTCACAGTTCCGCCCCGACGTGATAGACCGGTAG
- a CDS encoding AAA family ATPase has protein sequence MSEAEPFDARQETPTLVVVCGLPGVGKTTVAEEVAERLDGLLLRTDVIRKEILSDPDYTEEESRMVYRELFDRARRTVEDGRSVVLDGTFKDADDRDRATELSASLGVEFRLVAVECDEDVVRERIERREGDESDADFEVHAMYREQFDPISVDHVTVDNSEGIEETTRQVAESFE, from the coding sequence GTGTCTGAGGCGGAGCCATTCGACGCACGACAGGAGACGCCGACGCTGGTCGTCGTCTGCGGCCTGCCGGGCGTCGGCAAGACCACCGTCGCCGAGGAAGTCGCCGAGCGCCTCGACGGACTGCTCCTCCGGACCGACGTGATTCGCAAGGAGATACTGTCCGACCCCGACTACACGGAGGAAGAGTCACGGATGGTCTACCGTGAACTGTTCGACCGGGCGCGCCGGACGGTCGAAGACGGCCGGAGCGTGGTCCTCGACGGGACGTTCAAGGACGCCGACGACCGTGACCGGGCGACCGAACTCTCGGCGTCGCTCGGCGTCGAGTTCCGACTCGTCGCGGTCGAGTGCGACGAGGACGTGGTTCGCGAGCGCATCGAGCGCCGGGAGGGCGACGAGAGCGACGCCGACTTCGAAGTCCACGCCATGTACCGCGAGCAGTTCGACCCCATCTCGGTGGACCACGTCACGGTGGACAACTCCGAGGGTATCGAGGAGACGACCCGACAGGTGGCCGAGTCGTTCGAGTAG
- the nucS gene encoding endonuclease NucS, with translation MVAEQLDAPDPETLVGEAKAAFRDGAMLTVQAHCEVEYEGRTSGHLGPGDRILVAKPDGTFLVHQPTGHKPVNWMPGGGTVSARASDEDAVLLARRTNPTERVEARILEAYGVTRFDATDGATYEESGTEAEMHEYIETNPEVLEEGLRIVEHERESKYGFIDFFARDEAGTPVVVEVKRIQATLNHFDQLQRYVSLYQEGEASPREGGVTAESNDEVRGILVAPSASERVKRALRDNGLEFVELSEFETDAKGATEAKLTDF, from the coding sequence ATGGTCGCCGAACAACTCGACGCGCCCGACCCCGAAACCCTCGTCGGCGAGGCGAAGGCGGCGTTCCGGGACGGCGCGATGCTGACCGTGCAGGCCCACTGCGAGGTGGAGTACGAGGGCCGGACCTCCGGCCACCTCGGCCCGGGCGACCGGATTCTGGTCGCCAAACCCGACGGGACGTTTCTGGTCCACCAACCCACCGGCCACAAGCCGGTCAACTGGATGCCCGGCGGGGGGACCGTCTCCGCGCGCGCGAGCGACGAGGACGCGGTCCTGCTCGCGCGGCGCACGAACCCCACCGAGCGCGTCGAGGCCCGGATTCTGGAGGCCTACGGCGTGACGCGCTTCGACGCCACCGACGGCGCGACCTACGAGGAGTCCGGCACCGAGGCCGAGATGCACGAGTACATCGAGACCAACCCCGAGGTGCTGGAGGAGGGTCTCCGCATCGTGGAACATGAGCGCGAGAGCAAGTACGGGTTCATCGACTTCTTCGCCCGCGACGAGGCGGGCACCCCCGTCGTCGTGGAGGTCAAGCGGATTCAGGCGACGCTGAACCACTTCGACCAACTCCAACGCTACGTCTCGCTCTATCAGGAGGGCGAGGCTTCGCCTCGGGAAGGCGGTGTAACCGCCGAGAGCAACGACGAAGTTCGCGGGATTCTCGTCGCGCCCTCGGCCTCCGAGCGCGTGAAGCGAGCGCTTCGGGACAACGGACTGGAGTTCGTCGAACTGTCGGAGTTCGAGACCGACGCCAAGGGGGCGACCGAAGCGAAGTTGACCGACTTCTGA
- a CDS encoding TrkA family potassium uptake protein codes for MPTNWSKWFEGDGSWLPWLTRRQRLVTTYVVVLVLLILLYSVLYNYGMRTLEGHDHSLFRSFQTVVETMTTTGYGADAPWSSPLMNVFVVFMQLTGIGIGFATLRVLIIPLFERAPMDLSDRLTAKDDHVIVCEYRRDTGVLLDELEGLNVGYVLIESDAEQAKRLSDGGYQVIHGDPEEGAELERAMVSKASTIVTDAGDRNASIVLTALRRNDDLRVISFTDTPDHDAALREVGADVVLSPDALIGRRLGQKTTAWADTPEAMGDATVGDVRIREVLVRRNSPLAGVQIADTALATHSDLTLVGAWIDGDLRLPVDPAEVITPNSVLIVAGTEWAIDDVQEFAAGLRPPRRHDNVVVAGMSVGGQAAYEALAEDVTATTIDTEDGHRVDVVGDVRDPETLETAGIEDASALIVTVGDDSTAMLAVAIARTLTDDIEILVRVDGTAKSPTAFDAGADYVLSTQRVSARLLARELRGEDVLTPFEQLRIVRTDAAAFVGQTLGDVSTETEAGYVFVGVERDGTFVTDASTEIATDDRLVVAGTDATIREFECRYA; via the coding sequence ATGCCCACTAACTGGTCGAAGTGGTTCGAGGGCGATGGCTCGTGGCTGCCGTGGTTGACCCGCCGCCAGCGCCTCGTCACCACTTACGTGGTCGTCCTCGTCCTGCTCATCCTGCTGTACTCGGTCCTCTACAACTACGGAATGCGGACGCTAGAGGGCCACGACCACTCGCTGTTCCGGTCGTTCCAGACAGTGGTCGAGACGATGACGACGACCGGATACGGCGCGGACGCGCCGTGGTCGTCACCGCTGATGAACGTGTTCGTCGTCTTCATGCAGTTGACCGGCATCGGCATCGGGTTCGCCACGCTCCGGGTCCTCATCATCCCGCTGTTCGAGCGCGCGCCGATGGACCTCAGCGACCGCCTGACCGCGAAGGACGACCACGTAATCGTCTGCGAGTACCGCCGCGACACGGGCGTCCTGCTGGACGAACTGGAGGGTCTGAACGTCGGTTACGTTCTCATCGAGTCCGACGCCGAGCAGGCCAAGCGACTCTCCGACGGCGGCTATCAGGTCATCCACGGCGACCCCGAGGAGGGCGCGGAACTCGAACGCGCGATGGTGAGCAAGGCCAGCACCATCGTCACCGACGCGGGCGACCGCAACGCAAGCATCGTCCTGACTGCACTGAGACGGAACGACGACCTCCGGGTGATATCGTTCACGGACACTCCGGACCACGACGCCGCACTCCGGGAAGTCGGCGCTGACGTCGTGCTGTCGCCCGACGCGCTCATCGGTCGGCGACTCGGCCAGAAGACGACGGCGTGGGCCGACACGCCGGAGGCGATGGGTGACGCCACCGTCGGTGACGTCCGCATCCGCGAGGTACTGGTCCGCCGCAACAGTCCGCTGGCGGGCGTCCAGATAGCGGACACGGCACTCGCCACCCACTCCGACCTCACGCTCGTCGGCGCGTGGATAGACGGCGACCTCAGACTCCCCGTGGACCCGGCGGAGGTAATCACGCCGAACTCGGTCCTCATCGTGGCCGGGACCGAGTGGGCCATCGACGACGTACAGGAGTTCGCGGCCGGACTTCGACCGCCGCGCCGCCACGACAACGTCGTCGTCGCCGGGATGAGCGTCGGGGGTCAGGCCGCGTACGAGGCGCTGGCCGAGGACGTCACCGCGACGACCATCGACACGGAGGACGGTCACCGCGTGGACGTCGTGGGCGACGTACGCGACCCGGAGACGCTCGAAACCGCGGGCATCGAGGACGCCAGCGCCCTCATCGTTACCGTGGGCGACGACTCGACGGCCATGCTCGCGGTCGCCATCGCGCGCACCCTCACCGACGACATCGAGATTCTGGTTCGGGTGGACGGCACGGCGAAGTCGCCCACCGCGTTCGACGCCGGGGCCGACTACGTCCTCTCGACCCAGCGGGTCAGCGCCCGCCTGCTGGCCCGCGAACTCCGGGGCGAGGACGTTCTCACGCCGTTCGAGCAACTGCGAATCGTCCGCACGGACGCCGCGGCGTTCGTGGGGCAGACGCTCGGTGACGTGAGCACAGAGACGGAAGCCGGGTACGTCTTCGTCGGGGTGGAGCGCGACGGAACGTTCGTCACCGACGCCAGCACGGAAATCGCGACCGACGACAGACTCGTCGTCGCCGGAACCGACGCGACGATTCGGGAGTTCGAGTGCCGGTACGCGTGA
- a CDS encoding ABC transporter permease codes for MNLRGLTGFKTLARREILRFLRRPRNTFVPPFVTNVLYFSVFGVILGDRVGRISIDGGDPIDYILFILPGLVVLGAISNAFENASFSIFHGRWNDYIEETLTSPMSYSRMVVAYIVAGATRGLLVGSLIAVIGAFFTTVGVARPLYLVAFGLVVSLLFASFGVVVGLWADDWDNLTMMNQFIVRPLVFFGGVFYAIRELPSPYQELSMLNPMVYMVNGVRYGFLGVSEVDPNWSLAVLSGLTAAIFALDVVLFKRGYGLTD; via the coding sequence ATGAACCTCCGCGGTCTCACTGGCTTCAAGACCCTCGCGCGCCGCGAGATTCTGCGGTTCCTCCGGCGGCCTCGGAACACGTTCGTCCCGCCGTTCGTGACGAACGTCCTCTACTTCTCGGTGTTCGGTGTCATCCTCGGCGACCGCGTGGGTCGAATCAGCATCGACGGCGGCGACCCCATCGACTACATCCTGTTCATCCTGCCCGGACTCGTCGTGCTGGGAGCCATCTCGAACGCCTTCGAGAACGCCTCGTTCTCCATCTTCCACGGGCGCTGGAACGACTACATCGAGGAGACGCTGACCTCGCCGATGTCCTACTCGCGGATGGTCGTCGCCTACATCGTGGCCGGGGCGACTCGCGGCCTGCTCGTCGGGTCGCTCATCGCGGTCATCGGCGCGTTCTTCACCACGGTCGGCGTCGCTCGGCCGCTCTATCTGGTCGCGTTCGGTCTGGTCGTCAGCCTGTTGTTCGCCAGTTTCGGCGTCGTGGTCGGTCTCTGGGCCGACGACTGGGACAACCTGACCATGATGAATCAGTTCATCGTCCGTCCCCTCGTCTTCTTCGGCGGCGTGTTCTACGCCATCCGGGAACTCCCCTCGCCGTATCAGGAACTCTCGATGCTGAACCCGATGGTCTACATGGTCAACGGCGTCCGGTACGGCTTTCTGGGCGTCTCGGAGGTGGACCCGAACTGGTCGCTGGCGGTCCTCTCGGGCCTGACCGCGGCCATCTTCGCGCTCGACGTCGTGCTGTTCAAGCGCGGGTACGGTCTCACGGACTGA
- a CDS encoding haloacid dehalogenase type II codes for MTLDTDAVEAIAFDSYGTIVDVNTVEEPLSEHVENPAAVAELWRNRSLQYAMVGNAIEEYHSFYELIRHALKWALDAQGVELDEGRREEILSTYHELAVFDDVREGMERLREAGYDLYVVSNGNEEMLDSMVDHADIGDLLEDTVSADEVERFKPETELYRHAADRIGTPTEELAFAAAGWWDVPGAMHAGMQGVWVNRQDTLWGPYDTEPDLTVETFHDLADEFET; via the coding sequence ATGACGCTCGATACCGACGCGGTCGAGGCGATAGCGTTCGACTCGTACGGAACCATCGTGGACGTGAACACCGTCGAAGAGCCACTGTCGGAACACGTCGAGAATCCCGCCGCGGTCGCCGAACTCTGGCGGAATCGGTCGCTGCAGTACGCGATGGTCGGCAACGCCATCGAGGAGTACCACTCGTTCTACGAGTTGATTCGCCACGCGCTGAAGTGGGCACTCGACGCACAGGGCGTGGAACTCGACGAGGGCCGACGCGAGGAGATTCTCTCGACGTACCACGAACTCGCCGTCTTCGACGACGTTCGGGAGGGGATGGAGCGGTTGCGCGAGGCGGGCTACGACCTCTACGTCGTCTCGAACGGGAACGAAGAGATGCTCGACTCCATGGTGGACCACGCGGACATCGGCGACCTGCTCGAGGACACGGTCAGCGCCGACGAGGTCGAGCGGTTCAAACCCGAGACCGAACTCTACCGCCACGCCGCCGACCGCATCGGAACGCCGACCGAGGAACTCGCCTTCGCGGCCGCTGGGTGGTGGGACGTGCCGGGCGCGATGCACGCCGGGATGCAGGGGGTCTGGGTCAACCGGCAGGACACGCTCTGGGGACCGTACGACACCGAACCCGACCTGACGGTAGAGACGTTCCACGACCTCGCCGACGAGTTCGAGACCTGA
- a CDS encoding DUF5684 domain-containing protein: MAPDIANTILLVAYLGILVLTVASMWKVFQKADQPGWAALIPIFNAYVMLKIGDNPGWYLLLFIIPIANIYAAGKMYVGVAKAFGKGIGWGVGLWFLPFVFFPLLAFGDASYRGGGRGGGSAGGEPAI, from the coding sequence ATGGCACCCGATATTGCAAATACGATACTGCTCGTCGCCTATCTCGGGATTCTCGTCCTGACGGTCGCGAGCATGTGGAAAGTCTTCCAGAAAGCCGACCAACCCGGTTGGGCCGCGCTCATTCCGATTTTCAACGCCTACGTCATGTTGAAAATCGGTGACAATCCGGGCTGGTACCTCCTGTTGTTTATCATCCCGATAGCCAACATCTACGCCGCCGGGAAGATGTACGTCGGCGTAGCGAAAGCGTTCGGCAAAGGTATCGGCTGGGGCGTCGGTCTCTGGTTCCTGCCGTTCGTGTTCTTCCCGTTGCTGGCGTTCGGCGACGCGTCGTACCGCGGCGGCGGTCGCGGTGGCGGTTCTGCCGGCGGCGAACCGGCAATCTGA